The Triplophysa dalaica isolate WHDGS20190420 chromosome 18, ASM1584641v1, whole genome shotgun sequence genome includes the window ttatagatgtgtatgcacgcagagtttgtatgtatgtgcgagtgttttatagatgtgtttgcacgcagagtttgtatgtatgtgcgagtgttttatagatgtgtatgcacgcagagtttgtatgtatgtgcgagtgttttatagatgtgtatgcacgcagagtttgtatgtatgtgcgagtgttttatagatgtgtatgcacgcagagtttgtatgtatgtgcgagtgttttatagatgtgtatgcacgcagagtttgtatgtatgtgcgagtgttttatagatgtgtttgcacgcagagtttgtatgtatgtgcgagtgttttatagatgtgtatgcacgcagagtttgtatgtatgtgcgagtgttttatagatgtgtatgcacgcagagtttgtatgtatgtgcgagtgttttatagatgtgtatgcacgcagagtttgtatgtatgtgcgagtgttttatagatgtgtatgcacgcagagtttgtatgtatgtgcgagtgttttatagatgtgtatgcacgcagagtttgtatgtatgtgcgagtgttttatagatgtgtttgcacgcagagtttgtatgtatgtgcgagtgttttatagatgtgtatgcacgcagagtttgtatgtatgtgcgagtgttttatagatgtgtatgcacgcagagtttgtatgtatgtgcgagtgttttatagatgtgtatgcacgcagagtttgtatgtatgtgcgagtgttttatagatgtgtttgcacgcagagtttgtatgtatgtgcgagtgttttatagatgtgtatgcacgcagagtttgtatgtatgtgcgagtgttttatagatgtgtatgcacgcagagtttgtatgtatgtgcgagtgttttatagatgtgtatgcacgcagagtttgtatgtatgtgcgagtgttttatagatgtgtatgcacgcagagtttgtatgtatgtgcgagtgttttatagatgtgtttgcacgcagagtttgtatgtatgtgcgagtgttttatagatgtgtatgcacgcagagtttgtatgtatgtgcgagtgttttatagatgtgtatgcacgcagagtttgtatgtatgtgcgagtgttttatagatgtgtatgcacgcagagtttgtatgtatgtgcgagtgttttatagatgtgtatgcacgcagagtttgtatgtatgtgcgagtgttttatagatgtgtatgcacgcagagtttgtatgtatgtgcgagtgttttatagatgtgtatccacgcagagtttgtatgtatgtgcgagtgttttatagatgtgtatgcacgcagagtttgtatgtatgtgcgagtgttttatagatgtgtatgcacgcagagtttgtatgtatgtgcgagtgttttattgatgtgtatccacgcagagtttgtatgtatgtgcgagtgttttatagatgtgtttgcaCGCAGAGTTTATATGTATGCGCGAAAAAGTGTATATGCATGCATTATTAACATAAGATGTATTGGTATGAttttcatatgtgtttgcttgaacattcaaaagtatacatgtatatgcGAGCAAagtatatatgtgtatgcacTATATGTATTCATGAGCGCAGTTTGATTTTTACCCTAAACCAATAGCATCTTGCTGCAgacgagatgcactgtcagacacatgcactctcagccgcacatgcgcactcgtcacatgcactctcagccgcgcatgcgcactcgtcacatgcacgcGCTGACGTATTTCACGAGGTGAACTGTAAtattctattaataaaatgtgaaggttactgctttttaagagtaccgtgAATACTGGTGGTTCGGGACAAGGCctggtatttattataattatagctgaaatacattaatgaacatctacactaataatgaaaatacattactaaataaaaccttttcttgtacACCTATTCTTCTGGcctaaaattataaacaaacacacatatatacacaaatggttcattctacaataaacaggtgcttgttaatcaatggtttaatgaaacagttttattatatagacaTACATAAAGAGCAGGACAGGTCATATGTGGcattgtgaaaaaatgtaacataaaatcaacccaaaacaaaaaatggacaACCCTGTTCAATTTTGTACTCTACAAAAGACTCTAAGGTGCATTTTGTCCAccacattttctaaaaatgtatgcatgtcctgcataaaagtaaaaacaaacatcagagGCTCTACACTATCATGTTCTATGACATCTATAGTGAAGAACTGTTCCAAGGCCTCTGCAGCTTCATCATCCTCTAGCACATTATGAGTGGAAGCTGAACTGAGCCAAGGAGATCCCCAGAGTTCTCCAAGCACCACTGACTGGCAGTTTTAAGATCCGTCATGACACGCTCCTAAGAAACAACAATGCAGgagatgataaataaaaatatgctgaaCAATAATGGCTACAACCTCTCTAACAAAACCTACTTTTCGTGGAGACTGAACCACCTGCTTCTCCGATGCAAACTCACAGTTGAATAGAATGGTTTCATCTACCTAAAaagcaaatatacatttttgttaccTTTACAACTACCTTTTTAAGGTTCCTGGTACTTTTCCTGAGGAGTTACCTGAGAAGTTACCTGTCCGTCAAAAGGCTCTTCCTGTTAGGGGAGAAAATACAGCACAAGTTTACCAAGTTAGTCATGACAACATGCCATTTTTAACCTTATGATTAGTATATGCTTTTACCTGAGAGATTTCTTCCACCTTCCTTTTTTGCAACCTATATATAGGCTGCTGATCACCTCTAAGGAAGGCTTTGGACTCCTCAGTATAGTGAGCAAACAATTTTCCATGCCTGGAAAATAGTGATTGAATTTTAAGATTAATTCTTTCTcataaaagctttaaatattcaaaatacaaacaattccacacattgtctaaaaaataactataaagtgcaggtcacctacaaactttcctgtgagttgtcaagcaacgctacaaaattaatttagataacgttagttcttcaataaattactgtatgaagaacaGGTATCGTTACCcaagtatcatagatgcgatatatctaccattaattataaggattaagttagttttcgaaaacattatcttagatgtaaaagtattgttttaatatatatctaatactgtatgaatgaaatcaatatacttacaacattcgtctgataatgttaaagaacgttttcgattacatttgtcaaataattcataataacacttttacttcgacttaatcttgtttgagaataaataaatagataaattgaatatttaataaatatacttacaattggcctgtaggtgcatttaattcacacacgtgtctgacagTTTGATGtaatgcgcatgcgcggctgagactgcatgtgtcggagtgcgcatgcgccgctgacagtgcatctagcctgagagtgcatctggtctgcagcCAGACCCTTCTCCCCTAAACGGCGCCTCATAACAAAACGTTTATAATCCCCACCCACTTTGAAGCGCTGCTAGACTGCTGTGGAAAAGCAAATTGACCCGAAGTGAAATGAACTGAGCCAAGTCGTACTAAACCTGATGGTACCATCCAGTGGAAAAGCACCAATACATGGAGAGCAAGCCAGGAAGGAACACCTGGTAGGTTCCAGGGAGctctttacattttgtttttcatttcatgaaGATctggaatattttttgtgtgaaacacaTGACACTAACTAAGAGTTAATGCTTCTTTTCAAGAGTTTACATTTTCTAAGAAATTTCGTTCATATAAGAAATGCATGacttcattttcaatttttggaCATTGAAAGTCTATACTTTGTGCCTGTTTGTTATAAAATGAACAGAGATTATGTAGATATTATGAACCTTAAGTAGATATTATATCTAGTAAAATAGAAAGCACTATGcaaataataactaaataaaactgtaGGTTATGTATTTTCTAAGGTTTTCAGATATTGTACACAAGTCAACAAAATCTATGCGATAATAAGAACATAAGATACAAAAACTAGAGGTTGCACGATCTGCGCTAAACCACATATGGTTCCGGTCTGAGACTGGTTGTCTGGATTTTGTGTCCTGAAATGCGCGGTGATGCGCGctgttatatccacagtttatataacattcatcacccaaatgcagtgaagaaacaaacacctgaacttttcACATGTatgctctctatctctctcctgcacacaagtgaaagtgacgtctgcgcatgctccttctcctgctctcctgtggccatGTCGTGTGCTTTTCctggagaattgtccaataagggactaaggaaaactgttacaaaacagttttatattagAGGTGCACCGATTGATCGGCCAGAAACCGGAATCGGCCGGTTTTCGCATGATCGGTTGTGAACGGTAACCGGCCGGTCAGTCTCACGTCTTGCAGATTCGAAGCCGATCGTATGTTGCCAGCATCGCATACACACATGTAATGCACAGACAATTTTTGACTGTCCAGTAGTTCACCTTCGCTGCTCCGTCTACTTCGGGTATGTAGTTCATGCTAACTGTGATGCTAAACTCTGACACatgctaaactcatgttgaagtcgttcactatgtgtaaaacaaatgttaattcCATTCAACCCGATTAATTGTCTTACGTTAAAACTATGGTCATTTCACTGAGGgaaaatgacattcaacacgacttgaaaaaaaatcctatatttaaaaaatcctttttataaaaactataaaaaatgtataaatcaatCAATATTTGTGATATGTATCTGATTGAGTTCTTTTCTAACACAAAAAAGggcaaatactgtacatatacatatttagagtagaattcactcacatgttttttatatactgtcaattatagtttgtggTTATAAAATTGGAATCGGCAAAAATCGGAATCGGCAGGTTTCTCTTATAATAAAATGCCAAAAAACGGAAATGccaaagaaaattgcaatcggtgcatctctattatatatgttcgaaaaaaactttccaaaacctgtacaGTCGCTGGGGGAGTTTATCGAGCACAGAAGTAGTACGTTAtacacccaactcgttttttgacaagttgaccttGTTGAGAAGGTCAGAGAAGACAGCGtttgagaagacagcacgtttaacattgtaaagaagtcagaatgcatgacacaccgttgcagcacccctttaagatCTTCAACACTTGACTCATAAGCATTAGCCAAAGCGACAATCTCTTCCTCCCTCAAAAATCTACAGCTTGTCGGATTTAGAGCCTGGATGCATTTCATGGTGTTGCAATTGGTCTCTGAAAAAACGCCTTCCCATTTCCCCAACCATGGTGTCCAAGACAGGGCAGAACACTTTGGCTCAAAAAAGATCCTTGCTGTCTGGTTCTACATGATGTCCAAGTGTTGGAGTGATTAATCCACTATACTTTGACCACTGTACTTCAAGCCATTTTTGATGGACATAAGATCAAGACCAGAACACAAAGTTTTTCCAACAAAGAAATTAAGTGCATGTGGAACATTTTTGGCGGAATCTACAATGCCCAGGTTGAGACAATGCACATAAAATGCATGCTTGGCCACAGTCTTTATTCTTGCTTGCACACCTGAAATGGCGCCAATCATTACATCTGCCCATTATACCCCTGACTTACCAGTTTTTTCTTGTACTCCAATCCATAGTTCGCCAATCAGCCAATTATTTTCTCAGTTAAGCCAGTAACATCAAGCTTTTCTGCCTCTTGAAATTCTAGAAAGGTCTCGTAAATCAGACCATTGTAATAGTATCTCAGAACAATTTACATAACTTTTTTTTCTGAACATCTTGTTTCAGCTACGATCACATAAAATTGTACACTctctttaactttttttgcatgATTTCCTCTTTCACCATTTGGATGTCAATTGGATTCAGTCAAGAGAGGCTGAAGTGAAGTTCctagatttgttttgtgtacGTGCAAGACTCTCAGTTTTGAATGCTTATATATTCTAAAAGCTATCTTGTCAGTGCATATcagtttattaatgtttttaaggctaaactattttttataaaaataactttcatTTAGATTTCAGAGCATCTTTAAAGTCTTTAAAGActcattactttttttatttaaaagtgtcACAGGTAAACCACAGACGGGAGAATACACCAAACATGACACTTATTTGGAACACACTTTAACAGATAAGTAGACTTAACTTTTAATaaggtaaatataaaaactgcCCTGATAAAGATAAAACTGGAAATAACTTCTTATGGCAAAATTTCAGAATCGCAAAAGAGTaattctgcttttgtttttacacaactgttttatgtttttgaaattAACGATGCAGTTTAGCCATTGGTGTTTGTCTTATAGTCAGACTCTTCTATGCGGCAGAGATTATGCTTTTGTAAAATGCCTTTTAGTGTAAGCTCAGAACACAAGACGGCTGGACGGAGGTTCGATTTCCGCAATCAAGAAAAGTGGCGTGATGCATCTCCTGAAGAATATAATCTGACAGAATTATTTCCAATCCGGATCTACGGATTTTCCCTTTAAGCTCATTCAGAAATAAAAGGGCAGGACCTGGCTGTATGGATGAGTTTCATCAGAGTGCTAGCTTGCTTCAGAGTCTGAAAATGGAGTCGACTGTAGCATCTGAAGTTTCTCTGCTCAATGCTTCAGTGAATGATGCCATTATGTCAAGGTTTGGCTACACCATTCTGGCCGTTATCATTGGTTTCTTCTCAGTGTGTGGCATCATATTGAACGTGACGGTGATCGTGGTGACTCTCCGGCACAGACAGCTTCGTCAGCCGCTCAACTTTGCTCTGGTCAACCTGGCTGTGGCCGATCTCGGCTGTGCAGTGTTTGGGGGGCTGCCAACAGTGGTGACCAATGGCATGGGCTACTTCAGTCTGGGCAGAGTGGGATGTGTTCTGGAGGGTTTCGCCGTTGCCTTTTTTGGTAAGTGTATCTTTTGAAATACGTTAGACATTTAAACGAAGTAAGTTCTTGAGATATGTCAATTTAGTGTTAGGAAAGCTTGGTGTCTTTACACTTGATGTATAAATCGATCTGACACACAGACTTTGATAAAAGAAGGCGAAGCATTTTCATATATCTAAAGGTCCATATTTAACGATCCTAAACAAATATCTCTTTCTGCCGCAGGTATTGCCGGTCTGTGTTCTGTTGCGATCATTGCGGTCGAGCGCTCTCTGGTGGTTTGCAGACCCGTGGGTTCGGTTATCTTTCAGACGAGGCATGCGGTGATGGGAGTGATTGTGGCCTGGCTCTGGTCATTCCTGTGGAACACTCCTCCACTGTTCGGGTGGGGTGGATTTGAGCTCGAGGGCGTGAGGACGTCTTGTGCTCCAGACTGGTACAGCAGAGACCCGGGAAACGTCTCCTACATCACCTGCTACTTTCTCCTCTGCTTTGCACTTCCGTTCTCCGTCATTATCGTCTCCTACATGCGTCTCTTATGGACCCTACGACAGGTAAAAACCTTCACGCCTTCAGAAAGATGTCATGACGCTCTGATATCACTTTATATATTACAATGGTCAGTTTTCACGTATGTCCAGATCAATCTGAAAACAGATTGCAGTTACAAATGcattaacaataatattttgtttcggttttgttttgtgcacagCCAATAGACATGTGTTTTACAGGCATGTGATTCACCACACAGACACTATTATGATTGACAGTgagcattttaaaatgataatgcaGTAATATATCTGAACGAGATCTCGCACAAGTATACAAATGATTTCTTTGAATCACAGGTGAGTAAACTGAAGATGTCAGAGGGGGGAAGCACCGCTCGAGCAGAGATGCAGGTGGCCTGTATGGTGGTTGTCATGGTGATGGCCTTCCTGCTCACGTGGCTCCCCTATGCTGCTTTTGctctttctgtcatttttgACCCCACACTTTACATTGACCCCATCATCGCCACAGTTCCCATGTATCTGGCCAAGAGCAGCACTGTTTTTAACCCCATCATCTACATCTTTATGAACAGACAGGTGAGAGTCTACCTCATGCTTACATCACATCATTTATCTGTCTGGACTGATGTAATATTGCTCATTCATTCTAATATCCTGTATGAACATTTATATCGTCattgtcattttgaaaacaTACAGGTACAacttcaggaaatggaaaatcCCTGTCCTTTTTCAGTGAtgatactgtgttgtcaaagttgacaagcactttttaatgctttttattgtttagatatttgtaaacTCAGTGACTAACATAAAAGGTAACTAAACAAATCGAAATCACGAATCACAATTgaatcaccctcatgtcattctaatcCCCTTTGATTTAACTTCTCCTTTGAATCACAGCCGCCCTTAGGTTTAGGCACTCATATGTACATACACAATAGTACTTGTGTTATAGTACGCTATTATATATCAAATTAatcatgaaaatgacttttttagTGTAAGGATAGTTTTGGTTAAAGGTGTGCTAAATTGTCAATTATTAACACTCAGTTTTTTTACTGCAAATTATCACCCCAaactattaatttaaatgtaggCCTTTACATTGGTCAAAAGCATTTTACATCTCATCTTTATAATGTGTGAGTGTGATGCAgaactctatctctctctcgttGTGTCATTGCATCAGTTCAGAGAGCATGCTGTGGCATTCCTTCTCTGTGGCAGAAGTGGGTGGTCTACTGAACCGGCGAGGTCAGAGGAAGACACCACCATCACCTCCATCACCAGGAGTAACAGAGTCACGCCTTCATAATCACATTGCTTCTTCACAAGTGCAGGACATAATGAACCTGGAGCAAGACTAGTGATGAGGAGTCGCCTCCTAATATGCCTGAGAAgtatttgactttttaaattTGATGTTCCCATTGGCTCAGACCACATCCCTGGTACGGATGAttggtaaaaacaagcaaattacattttaagaacCAATAAAGACCACACAACAACTGAAACTGTGGTGCAATATAATGCACAAAGTATTAGTTTGCTTAAGTTACTCCAATGTCATTCTAGATGTACATGTCTTTCATTCTTTAGCCGAACACAAGTtgagtcatttttattaatatcctGGCTCTTTCGAGGGAACTGGAGTCCCTGAAGTTCGAAAAagtacatccatccatcataaAAGTAACTCGTATGACTCCAGGGGATTAGAACATGATCCTGTTTCGATTGGAAGTAACCTAAGTCTAAGAGTCAAATCCATCAACTCCAGCAGTGGGAGGCGAGAGGCTGAGTTGACTCCAGAAAAACCAGGAATCGAGCACTGAACCTGTAACATCAGGGGTAACAATGTCACACCTCCACAGCATCTAAAGCCCGGAGTATAGTTCCCTTTCAACAAGTACGCGAGGGACAGCGTACAGTGGGAATTGCGCAAATTTCACTATCAGAATAATAGGCGTGAACTGTACGTGCAACACCAGAATTTTGTAGCTTCGTGTATATAGTAAGCGCAGGCTGGACATGCGCATCCCATTTCCTGTCCTGGGAGCATCAATTCAATGTAGTTGAAGAAAGCCTGACCCCTGTCGGCCCGGAGAGATATTGCAGGGCTCCAGACTCACTTTTTTACTAGTAGCACTCTAGCCCCTGACAAAAAATGTAGGGGTACACCTTAAATCAGTCAGCaatgcatttattcacattt containing:
- the parapinopsina gene encoding parapinopsin a isoform X1; this translates as MDEFHQSASLLQSLKMESTVASEVSLLNASVNDAIMSRFGYTILAVIIGFFSVCGIILNVTVIVVTLRHRQLRQPLNFALVNLAVADLGCAVFGGLPTVVTNGMGYFSLGRVGCVLEGFAVAFFGIAGLCSVAIIAVERSLVVCRPVGSVIFQTRHAVMGVIVAWLWSFLWNTPPLFGWGGFELEGVRTSCAPDWYSRDPGNVSYITCYFLLCFALPFSVIIVSYMRLLWTLRQVSKLKMSEGGSTARAEMQVACMVVVMVMAFLLTWLPYAAFALSVIFDPTLYIDPIIATVPMYLAKSSTVFNPIIYIFMNRQFREHAVAFLLCGRSGWSTEPARSEEDTTITSITRSNRVTPS
- the parapinopsina gene encoding parapinopsin a isoform X2, translating into MDEFHQSASLLQSLKMESTVASEVSLLNASVNDAIMSRQLRQPLNFALVNLAVADLGCAVFGGLPTVVTNGMGYFSLGRVGCVLEGFAVAFFGIAGLCSVAIIAVERSLVVCRPVGSVIFQTRHAVMGVIVAWLWSFLWNTPPLFGWGGFELEGVRTSCAPDWYSRDPGNVSYITCYFLLCFALPFSVIIVSYMRLLWTLRQVSKLKMSEGGSTARAEMQVACMVVVMVMAFLLTWLPYAAFALSVIFDPTLYIDPIIATVPMYLAKSSTVFNPIIYIFMNRQFREHAVAFLLCGRSGWSTEPARSEEDTTITSITRSNRVTPS